A window from Hemicordylus capensis ecotype Gifberg chromosome 2, rHemCap1.1.pri, whole genome shotgun sequence encodes these proteins:
- the ZNF131 gene encoding zinc finger protein 131 isoform X1, whose amino-acid sequence MRRLSWRLSVLADPRGRSLLSPFPALGASVAGRRPSTINPLAMEAEETMNCIQEFPDHYKVILDRLNEQREKDQFTDITLIVDGHHFKAHKAVLAACSQFFHKFFQDFTQEPLVEIEGVSNMAFRHLIEFTYTAKLMVQGEEEANDVWKAAEYLQMLEAIKALEIRNKENSLPLESNQAQDKNKAKKRKIAETSNVITETLPCAESEPVEIEVEIAEGAIDVEENNIEALEEVASAEQSIKYIQTTGTSDESALALLADITSKFRHGERKSDIQEECDSASDPTGKQIEGIEIMELQLSHVNNLFHCEKCNRSFKLFYHFKEHMKTHSTENYKCDLCNKRYLRESALKQHLTYHHLDEAGANKKQRPGKKIHVCQYCDKQFDHFGHFKEHLRKHTGEKPFECPNCHERFARNSTLKCHLTACQSGAGAKKGRKKLYECQVCNSVFNSWDQFKDHLVIHTGDKPNHCTLCDVWFMQGSELRRHLQEIHNISERIVTDDILPDSDPVASMTIIEQVEQVHVLPVIQVQVDPAQVTVEQVHPDLIQNNQVKAEQIAELQEQVEISYLEVEHIQTEEGTEVHMEELDVEHVNQLQMEEVQAQLIEETDLERVGSEPTDQGELEASTPAQVEAAHTADHEESDDLKTQPIVDVQEEKV is encoded by the exons ATAAATCCATTAGCCATGGAAGCTGAAGAGACGATGAACTGCATTCAGGAATTTCCAGATCATTATAAAGTAATTTTGGACAGACTGAATGAACAGCGAGAGAAGGATCAGTTCACAGACATCACTCTGATTGTGGATG GGCATCATTTTAAAGCTCATAAAGCTGTTCTTGCTGCTTGCAGCCAGTTTTTCCACAAATTCTTTCAAGACTTCACTCAGGAGCCGCTAGTAGAGATAGAAG GTGTCAGTAACATGGCATTTCGTCACTTAATTGAGTTCACTTACACCGCCAAGCTAATGGTCCaaggagaagaagaagcaaaTGATGTCTGGAAAGCAGCTGAGTATCTTCAGATGTTAGAAGCCATTAAAGCACTTGAAATCAG GAACAAAGAAAATTCATTGCcacttgaatcaaatcaggcacaaGATAAAAATAAAGCCAAAAAGAGGAAGATAGCGGAGACCTCTAATGTTATCACTGAAACATTACCTTGTGCAGAATCGGAGCCTGTTGAAATCGAGGTAGAGATTGCAGAAGGGGCTATTGATGTGGAAGAAAATAACATCGAGGCGCTTGAGGAGGTAGCTTCTGCTGAACAGTCTATAAAGTACATACAGACCACGGGTACTTCAGATGAGTCTGCTTTGGCCCTTCTGGCAGATATCACCAGCAAGTTCCGCCATGGGGAAAGAAAAAGTGACATTCAGGAGGAGTGCGACAGTGCGTCCGATCCGACAGGCAAACAGATTGAAGGCATCGAGATCATGGAACTCCAGCTGTCGCATGTCAACAACCTCTTCCACTGTGAAAAGTGTAACCGttcatttaaattgttttaccaCTTTAAGGAACACATGAAAACGCACTCCACTGAAAATTACAAGTGTGACCTATGCAACAAAAGGTACCTGCGTGAAAGTGCATTGAAGCAGCACCTTACTTATCACCACCTTGATGAAGCTGGAGCCAACAAGAAACAAAGACCTGGCAAAAAAATACACGTCTGTCAGTACTGTGACAAACAATTTGACCACTTTGGTCATTTTAAAGAGCATCTTCGGAAACACACAG GTGAAAAGCCATTTGAGTGTCCAAACTGCCACGAACGATTTGCTCGGAACAGCACGCTCAAATGTCACCTGACGGCATGCCAGTCCGGTGCTGGCGCTAAAAAGGGGCGGAAGAAACTTTATGAATGTCAG GTCTGCAACAGTGTGTTTAACAGCTGGGATCAATTCAAAGATCATTTGGTAATACACACAGGTGACAAGCCCAACCACTGTACCTTATGTGATGTGTGGTTTATGCAAGGCAGTGAACTAAGGAGGCATTTGCAAGAAATTCACAATATTTCTGAGCGAATAGTGACTGACGACATTCTTCCTGACAGCGATCCAGTAGCATCCATGACTATCATAGAGCAGGTTGAACAAGTCCACGTGTTGCCCGTCATTCAGGTCCAGGTGGACCCAGCACAAGTGACTGTAGAGCAGGTACACCCAGATTTGATACAGAATAATCAAGTGAAAGCTGAACAAATAGCAGAGTTACAAGAGCAGGTGGAGATAAGCTACTTGGAAGTAGAGCACATTCAGACTGAAGAAGGAACTGAAGTGCATATGGAGGAGCTTGATGTGGAACACGTAAACCAGTTACAAATGGAAGAGGTCCAGGCACAGCTTATAGAGGAAACTGATCTAGAACGAGTAGGATCGGAACCCACAGATCAAGGAGAACTGGAAGCAAGCACCCCTGCTCAGgtggaagcagcacacacagcagATCATGAAGAATCTGATGATTTAAAAACTCAGCCAATAGTGGATGTGCAAGAGGAAAAAGTGTAG
- the ZNF131 gene encoding zinc finger protein 131 isoform X2, producing MEAEETMNCIQEFPDHYKVILDRLNEQREKDQFTDITLIVDGHHFKAHKAVLAACSQFFHKFFQDFTQEPLVEIEGVSNMAFRHLIEFTYTAKLMVQGEEEANDVWKAAEYLQMLEAIKALEIRNKENSLPLESNQAQDKNKAKKRKIAETSNVITETLPCAESEPVEIEVEIAEGAIDVEENNIEALEEVASAEQSIKYIQTTGTSDESALALLADITSKFRHGERKSDIQEECDSASDPTGKQIEGIEIMELQLSHVNNLFHCEKCNRSFKLFYHFKEHMKTHSTENYKCDLCNKRYLRESALKQHLTYHHLDEAGANKKQRPGKKIHVCQYCDKQFDHFGHFKEHLRKHTGEKPFECPNCHERFARNSTLKCHLTACQSGAGAKKGRKKLYECQVCNSVFNSWDQFKDHLVIHTGDKPNHCTLCDVWFMQGSELRRHLQEIHNISERIVTDDILPDSDPVASMTIIEQVEQVHVLPVIQVQVDPAQVTVEQVHPDLIQNNQVKAEQIAELQEQVEISYLEVEHIQTEEGTEVHMEELDVEHVNQLQMEEVQAQLIEETDLERVGSEPTDQGELEASTPAQVEAAHTADHEESDDLKTQPIVDVQEEKV from the exons ATGGAAGCTGAAGAGACGATGAACTGCATTCAGGAATTTCCAGATCATTATAAAGTAATTTTGGACAGACTGAATGAACAGCGAGAGAAGGATCAGTTCACAGACATCACTCTGATTGTGGATG GGCATCATTTTAAAGCTCATAAAGCTGTTCTTGCTGCTTGCAGCCAGTTTTTCCACAAATTCTTTCAAGACTTCACTCAGGAGCCGCTAGTAGAGATAGAAG GTGTCAGTAACATGGCATTTCGTCACTTAATTGAGTTCACTTACACCGCCAAGCTAATGGTCCaaggagaagaagaagcaaaTGATGTCTGGAAAGCAGCTGAGTATCTTCAGATGTTAGAAGCCATTAAAGCACTTGAAATCAG GAACAAAGAAAATTCATTGCcacttgaatcaaatcaggcacaaGATAAAAATAAAGCCAAAAAGAGGAAGATAGCGGAGACCTCTAATGTTATCACTGAAACATTACCTTGTGCAGAATCGGAGCCTGTTGAAATCGAGGTAGAGATTGCAGAAGGGGCTATTGATGTGGAAGAAAATAACATCGAGGCGCTTGAGGAGGTAGCTTCTGCTGAACAGTCTATAAAGTACATACAGACCACGGGTACTTCAGATGAGTCTGCTTTGGCCCTTCTGGCAGATATCACCAGCAAGTTCCGCCATGGGGAAAGAAAAAGTGACATTCAGGAGGAGTGCGACAGTGCGTCCGATCCGACAGGCAAACAGATTGAAGGCATCGAGATCATGGAACTCCAGCTGTCGCATGTCAACAACCTCTTCCACTGTGAAAAGTGTAACCGttcatttaaattgttttaccaCTTTAAGGAACACATGAAAACGCACTCCACTGAAAATTACAAGTGTGACCTATGCAACAAAAGGTACCTGCGTGAAAGTGCATTGAAGCAGCACCTTACTTATCACCACCTTGATGAAGCTGGAGCCAACAAGAAACAAAGACCTGGCAAAAAAATACACGTCTGTCAGTACTGTGACAAACAATTTGACCACTTTGGTCATTTTAAAGAGCATCTTCGGAAACACACAG GTGAAAAGCCATTTGAGTGTCCAAACTGCCACGAACGATTTGCTCGGAACAGCACGCTCAAATGTCACCTGACGGCATGCCAGTCCGGTGCTGGCGCTAAAAAGGGGCGGAAGAAACTTTATGAATGTCAG GTCTGCAACAGTGTGTTTAACAGCTGGGATCAATTCAAAGATCATTTGGTAATACACACAGGTGACAAGCCCAACCACTGTACCTTATGTGATGTGTGGTTTATGCAAGGCAGTGAACTAAGGAGGCATTTGCAAGAAATTCACAATATTTCTGAGCGAATAGTGACTGACGACATTCTTCCTGACAGCGATCCAGTAGCATCCATGACTATCATAGAGCAGGTTGAACAAGTCCACGTGTTGCCCGTCATTCAGGTCCAGGTGGACCCAGCACAAGTGACTGTAGAGCAGGTACACCCAGATTTGATACAGAATAATCAAGTGAAAGCTGAACAAATAGCAGAGTTACAAGAGCAGGTGGAGATAAGCTACTTGGAAGTAGAGCACATTCAGACTGAAGAAGGAACTGAAGTGCATATGGAGGAGCTTGATGTGGAACACGTAAACCAGTTACAAATGGAAGAGGTCCAGGCACAGCTTATAGAGGAAACTGATCTAGAACGAGTAGGATCGGAACCCACAGATCAAGGAGAACTGGAAGCAAGCACCCCTGCTCAGgtggaagcagcacacacagcagATCATGAAGAATCTGATGATTTAAAAACTCAGCCAATAGTGGATGTGCAAGAGGAAAAAGTGTAG